Proteins found in one Paenibacillus sp. FSL R10-2782 genomic segment:
- the abc-f gene encoding ABC-F type ribosomal protection protein, producing the protein MPAIQVTNLTFAYPGSYDPIFENVHFQIDTDWKLGFTGRNGRGKTTFLNLLQGKYEYSGTISTPVAFDYFPFPVEHPEYLTLDVVEEIVPNYENWKLMRELNLLKVSEDVLYRPFESLSQGEQTKVLLAVLFIQDNRFLLIDEPTNHLDLHARKLVADYLNTKRGFILVSHDRAFLDRCVDHILSINKTNIEIQKGNFSSWWTNKTRQDTFEMAQNEKLYKDIQRLSTSAKRTSGWSFETEKSKNGTRNSGSKLDKGYVGHKAAKMMKRSKSIEQRQHAALEKKSKLLRNIEQSESLAISQLVYPKSELAMLDHVTIYYGERAVCKNVCLTIEPGDRIAISGPNGSGKSSLLRLLNDEALHYTGTFQREPQLRVSYVSQNTSYLRGTLSDYAAEHRIDESLFKAVLRKLDFARIQFEKDISAFSGGQKKKVLIARSLCEEAHLHIWDEPLNFVDVISRMQIEELLLEYTPTIVFVEHDREFHDRVATKTVELGGD; encoded by the coding sequence ATGCCCGCCATTCAGGTGACCAATCTCACTTTTGCCTATCCAGGCAGCTATGACCCCATATTCGAAAATGTTCATTTTCAAATTGATACAGACTGGAAGTTGGGCTTTACGGGGCGAAACGGTCGGGGGAAAACGACGTTCTTAAACCTGCTTCAGGGGAAATACGAATACAGCGGTACGATTTCCACACCAGTCGCCTTTGATTATTTTCCGTTTCCCGTCGAACACCCGGAGTATTTGACCTTAGACGTCGTCGAAGAGATCGTGCCAAACTATGAGAACTGGAAGTTAATGCGTGAACTGAACTTGCTTAAGGTTTCAGAAGACGTGTTGTACCGGCCATTCGAATCGCTGTCCCAAGGAGAACAGACGAAGGTATTGCTGGCCGTGCTATTCATCCAAGACAATCGATTTCTGCTCATCGACGAGCCGACCAATCATCTCGACTTGCACGCACGCAAGCTTGTCGCCGATTATCTGAATACGAAGCGCGGTTTTATTCTTGTTTCACACGACCGGGCTTTTCTCGACCGCTGTGTGGATCATATTCTATCGATCAACAAAACGAATATCGAAATCCAAAAAGGCAACTTCTCCAGCTGGTGGACGAACAAAACTCGCCAGGACACGTTCGAAATGGCACAAAACGAAAAGCTGTACAAAGACATACAACGTTTATCTACTTCTGCTAAACGTACTAGCGGCTGGTCTTTCGAGACCGAAAAATCGAAAAACGGCACACGAAATTCCGGTTCCAAGCTTGACAAGGGTTACGTCGGGCATAAGGCAGCAAAAATGATGAAACGCTCGAAATCCATCGAACAGCGGCAACACGCTGCTTTAGAGAAAAAATCGAAACTGCTCCGAAATATCGAACAGTCAGAAAGCCTTGCAATCTCTCAGCTCGTGTATCCCAAATCGGAATTGGCGATGCTGGATCACGTCACGATTTACTATGGGGAAAGAGCGGTTTGCAAGAACGTTTGTCTGACGATCGAACCAGGAGATCGGATTGCAATTTCAGGTCCAAATGGATCAGGTAAGTCTAGCTTGCTCCGTCTACTCAACGACGAGGCGCTACACTATACAGGAACGTTTCAGCGGGAGCCGCAGCTTCGCGTTTCCTATGTATCCCAGAATACTTCTTATCTGCGAGGAACGCTTTCCGATTATGCAGCAGAGCACAGAATTGACGAAAGCTTATTTAAGGCAGTGTTGCGTAAGCTAGATTTCGCCCGCATCCAGTTTGAGAAGGATATATCGGCGTTTAGCGGCGGTCAGAAGAAGAAGGTTCTGATCGCGAGAAGCCTATGTGAGGAGGCTCATCTGCATATTTGGGACGAACCACTCAACTTTGTCGACGTGATTTCCCGGATGCAAATTGAGGAGCTGCTGCTTGAGTACACGCCGACCATTGTATTCGTGGAGCATGATCGGGAATTTCATGACCGTGTCGCCACGAAAACGGTTGAACTCGGTGGGGATTAG